The following proteins come from a genomic window of Methanocella conradii HZ254:
- a CDS encoding YHS domain-containing protein: MVKDPVCNMEVDPKSPGAKETYQGKTYYFCCESCKATFDKTPDKYAGKA; encoded by the coding sequence ATGGTGAAGGACCCGGTTTGTAACATGGAAGTGGACCCGAAGAGCCCCGGCGCAAAGGAAACGTACCAGGGCAAGACGTATTATTTCTGCTGCGAATCATGCAAAGCTACGTTCGATAAAACCCCGGATAAGTACGCTGGTAAGGCTTAA
- a CDS encoding heavy metal translocating P-type ATPase has protein sequence MPVDPICGMSVELDTPFKKEVGGRTYYFCSEQCLRTFENPERELKSMKRRVTIALSGVLLIGLLRVVAFLTLAAGVSIITWAPIPQLPWFTWGYWLFILTTPVQFIGGWSFYKGAFEALKGGTTNMDVLISMGTLTAYIFSVVVLFFPGLLPVPKTDVYFEVSAVIIAFVLLGKFMEDYMKASTSAAVRKLMDLRPSMARVIRDGKEMDIPVENVMVGETLVVRPGDKIPTDGVVIAGESSVDEKLVTGESMPVEKKPGGEVIGATINKTGMLKVRATRVGSDTMLMQIVKMVEEAQASSAPIQRIADRVSAYFVPAVIAVAILTLLGWLLIMRNITMAILSFVAVLIISCPCALGIATPTALMVGVGKGAEAGILIRGGEYLERAQALNTVVFDKTGTLTKGEPSVTDIVGENKEEILRLAAIAEKGSEHPLGEAIVRAARDKGILLKDPEKFEAVPGQGISVTIEGKDVLVGNRRLMQANGIDIGGFEDSLRSLEEEGKTAMLVAVNKKAAGAIAVADTLKESSAEAVTELKKLGIETIMLTGDNERTAKAIARQVGIDRVIANVLPGEKENVIKKLRAEGKVVAMVGDGINDAPALAASDIGIAVGSGSDVAKETGGIVLIRDDLRDVVAGIMLSRATMRKIKQNMFWALFYNVLAIPVAAVGLLNPIIAAAAMAISSLTVVTNSALLKRYKIRRAD, from the coding sequence GCCTTTTGCGAGTCGTTGCTTTTCTAACCCTGGCGGCAGGCGTGAGCATCATCACCTGGGCGCCAATACCCCAGCTTCCATGGTTCACCTGGGGCTACTGGCTGTTCATTTTGACTACTCCCGTTCAGTTCATCGGCGGCTGGAGCTTTTATAAGGGGGCTTTCGAGGCGCTTAAGGGCGGAACAACCAACATGGACGTGCTCATATCCATGGGGACGCTTACCGCGTACATATTCAGCGTGGTGGTCTTGTTTTTCCCGGGCTTGCTCCCCGTTCCCAAGACGGACGTATACTTCGAGGTCTCAGCGGTCATCATCGCTTTCGTCCTGCTCGGCAAGTTCATGGAGGACTACATGAAGGCCAGCACTTCGGCAGCAGTGAGGAAGCTCATGGACCTGAGGCCGAGCATGGCGAGGGTCATCCGCGACGGCAAGGAGATGGACATACCGGTGGAAAACGTGATGGTTGGCGAAACCCTGGTCGTAAGGCCTGGAGATAAGATTCCGACGGACGGCGTAGTCATTGCGGGGGAGTCGTCAGTGGACGAGAAGCTGGTCACCGGCGAGAGCATGCCCGTGGAAAAGAAGCCTGGCGGCGAGGTCATAGGGGCGACCATCAACAAGACAGGCATGCTGAAGGTCCGGGCGACCAGGGTGGGCTCTGACACCATGCTCATGCAGATCGTCAAGATGGTGGAGGAGGCGCAGGCGTCGAGCGCCCCTATCCAGCGTATAGCGGACCGGGTGAGCGCATATTTCGTGCCCGCCGTCATAGCCGTGGCGATATTGACGCTCCTGGGCTGGCTGCTCATCATGAGGAACATTACCATGGCAATCCTCTCGTTCGTGGCCGTCTTGATAATCTCCTGCCCGTGCGCCCTTGGCATCGCTACTCCAACCGCGCTGATGGTGGGAGTGGGCAAAGGGGCGGAAGCAGGCATCCTGATAAGGGGCGGCGAGTACCTAGAGAGGGCGCAGGCGCTCAACACCGTGGTCTTCGATAAGACGGGAACGCTTACTAAAGGAGAGCCGTCTGTGACGGACATCGTGGGCGAAAATAAGGAAGAAATTTTGAGGCTTGCGGCGATAGCCGAGAAAGGCTCAGAGCACCCGCTGGGCGAGGCCATCGTTAGGGCCGCGAGGGATAAAGGCATATTACTAAAAGACCCCGAAAAATTCGAGGCCGTGCCGGGGCAAGGCATCAGCGTGACTATAGAGGGTAAAGACGTATTAGTCGGTAATAGGAGATTAATGCAGGCTAACGGCATAGATATAGGAGGCTTTGAAGATTCCCTCCGCTCTCTTGAGGAGGAGGGGAAAACCGCCATGCTTGTCGCCGTAAATAAGAAAGCGGCGGGCGCTATAGCGGTGGCCGACACGCTGAAGGAGAGCTCCGCCGAGGCCGTCACGGAGCTTAAAAAGCTAGGCATCGAGACGATCATGTTGACCGGCGATAACGAGAGGACGGCGAAGGCCATTGCGCGGCAGGTAGGCATTGACCGCGTGATCGCTAACGTGCTGCCCGGCGAGAAGGAAAACGTGATAAAAAAATTGCGGGCAGAGGGCAAGGTGGTGGCCATGGTGGGCGATGGCATCAACGACGCCCCTGCGCTGGCCGCTTCGGACATCGGCATAGCGGTGGGGAGCGGCTCCGACGTGGCCAAGGAGACAGGCGGTATAGTGCTAATAAGGGACGACCTGAGGGACGTGGTGGCGGGGATCATGCTGAGCCGGGCCACGATGAGGAAAATAAAGCAGAACATGTTCTGGGCATTATTCTATAACGTTCTGGCAATACCGGTGGCCGCCGTCGGCCTCCTGAACCCGATCATAGCGGCGGCCGCCATGGCCATCAGCTCGCTGACAGTCGTGACTAACTCGGCGCTATTGAAGAGATATAAGATTAGAAGGGCCGATTAA
- a CDS encoding four-helix bundle copper-binding protein, which yields MQVLKQEKYQSCIEACFDCAESCEACATDCLRDPNVKMLSKCIQLLRDCSDICAASARYMSRDSEYARNICRVCADVCDACAAECDKHKSLGHCRITASSCRSCAEECRKMMR from the coding sequence ATGCAAGTGCTGAAACAAGAGAAATACCAAAGCTGCATTGAGGCGTGCTTTGATTGTGCAGAGTCGTGCGAGGCATGCGCTACAGATTGTTTAAGAGACCCGAACGTGAAAATGCTGTCGAAGTGTATCCAGCTGCTCAGGGACTGCTCGGACATCTGCGCGGCGTCGGCCCGATACATGTCCAGGGACAGCGAGTACGCCAGGAACATATGCAGGGTGTGCGCAGACGTATGCGACGCGTGCGCGGCCGAATGCGACAAACACAAGAGCCTTGGGCACTGCAGGATAACCGCCAGCTCCTGTAGAAGCTGTGCCGAGGAGTGCAGGAAGATGATGAGGTGA